One genomic window of Luteitalea pratensis includes the following:
- a CDS encoding galactokinase, translating to MIITRSPLRISLGGGGTDLPSYYREHSGFVVAAAIDKYVYITVHRTFVPELIVKYSKLERVERVEDVQHPIVREAMRMTGVEAPFLEIASMADIPAGTGLGSSGSFTTALLKALHAHRKHLVHPEELAEQACEIEIDKLGEPIGKQDQYIAAYGGLTCFRYLPNGKVEAWPLKVAPDTVYELEDNLLLFFTGYSRSASAILQEQDTKSKDNDREMVANLHFIKELGRESKEALEAGNLHHFGELMNVHWEHKKKRSANMSNPHINAWYDLARENGAVGGKLIGAGGGGFLMFYAEDKARLRRALREAGLQEVRFRFDFEGTAVVTQS from the coding sequence ATGATCATCACGCGCAGTCCCCTACGCATCTCCCTCGGTGGCGGCGGCACGGACCTGCCGTCGTACTACCGCGAGCACAGCGGCTTTGTCGTCGCCGCGGCCATCGACAAGTACGTCTACATCACGGTGCACCGCACGTTCGTGCCGGAGCTGATCGTGAAGTACTCGAAGCTCGAACGCGTCGAACGGGTCGAAGACGTGCAACACCCGATCGTACGGGAAGCGATGCGCATGACGGGGGTCGAGGCGCCGTTTCTGGAAATCGCCAGCATGGCGGACATTCCGGCGGGGACCGGGCTCGGCTCGTCGGGCAGCTTCACGACGGCGCTCCTCAAGGCCCTGCATGCGCACCGCAAGCACCTGGTCCATCCCGAGGAGCTCGCCGAACAGGCTTGCGAGATCGAGATCGACAAGCTCGGCGAACCGATCGGCAAGCAGGACCAGTACATCGCGGCCTACGGCGGCCTGACCTGCTTCCGCTACCTGCCCAACGGCAAGGTCGAGGCCTGGCCGCTGAAGGTCGCGCCGGACACGGTGTACGAACTCGAAGACAACCTGTTGCTGTTCTTCACCGGCTACTCGCGATCTGCGTCGGCGATCCTCCAGGAGCAGGACACCAAGAGCAAGGACAACGACCGCGAGATGGTCGCCAACCTGCATTTCATCAAGGAGCTCGGGCGCGAGAGCAAGGAGGCGCTCGAGGCCGGGAATCTGCACCACTTCGGCGAGTTGATGAACGTGCACTGGGAGCACAAGAAGAAGCGCTCCGCGAATATGAGCAACCCGCACATCAACGCGTGGTACGACCTGGCGCGCGAGAACGGCGCGGTGGGGGGCAAGCTGATTGGCGCCGGCGGTGGCGGGTTCCTGATGTTCTATGCCGAGGACAAAGCGCGGCTGCGGCGGGCGCTGCGTGAGGCGGGCCTGCAGGAGGTGCGCTTCCGCTTCGACTTCGAAGGCACCGCCGTCGTGACGCAGTCCTGA
- a CDS encoding UDP-glucose dehydrogenase family protein — MSESFVPRVAVVGLWHLGSVTSACLASLGIATLGFDPQASVTEGLSRGEPPLHEPGLADLVKAGLAAGRLRFSSDPAALASAPFVWVAWDTPVDDQDRADVGAVLQGVEALFPVLHPEALVIVSSQVPVGSVARLEKAYRRTLPEGGATFASSPENLRLGKAIEVFTRPDRVVFGVRTSGDADRIRELLAPLAAPLEFMRVESAELSKHAINAFLATSVVFINELARLAERSGGDAREVERALKTDVRIGSRAYVKPGGAYAGGTLARDIGYLIAQGQAVGVETPLFDGVRASNDAHRGWALAALRLLLPSLRGARISILGLTYKPGTDTLRRSSAVELCEGLVAEDAQVTAFDPLVRAGADGLPAGVRLVGDASAALLDADAVVVATEWPEFRQITADTFAATRTSTPVLDASGFLATALQGDRRLQYVTVGTAE; from the coding sequence GTGAGCGAATCCTTCGTCCCCCGCGTCGCCGTCGTCGGGTTGTGGCATCTCGGATCGGTGACCTCGGCTTGCCTCGCCTCGCTCGGGATTGCCACGCTGGGCTTCGATCCGCAGGCCTCGGTGACCGAAGGCCTGTCGCGAGGAGAACCCCCGCTGCACGAACCGGGATTGGCCGACCTCGTGAAAGCGGGGCTCGCTGCCGGACGACTGCGGTTCAGCAGCGACCCGGCGGCGCTGGCAAGCGCGCCGTTCGTGTGGGTGGCATGGGACACGCCGGTCGATGATCAGGATCGCGCCGATGTTGGCGCCGTGCTGCAAGGGGTGGAGGCGCTGTTCCCGGTGCTGCATCCCGAGGCGCTGGTCATCGTGTCGTCGCAGGTGCCCGTGGGATCGGTGGCGCGTCTCGAGAAGGCCTATCGCCGCACCCTGCCCGAGGGCGGTGCGACTTTTGCGAGTAGCCCCGAGAACCTGCGCCTGGGCAAGGCCATCGAAGTGTTCACGCGTCCAGACCGGGTCGTCTTCGGCGTAAGGACCTCCGGCGACGCTGACAGGATTCGCGAGCTGCTCGCTCCCCTCGCCGCGCCCCTCGAGTTCATGCGCGTCGAGTCCGCGGAACTGTCCAAGCACGCCATCAACGCGTTCCTGGCCACATCGGTCGTCTTCATCAACGAGCTGGCGCGCCTTGCCGAGCGCAGCGGCGGAGATGCCCGCGAAGTCGAGCGCGCGCTGAAGACCGATGTTCGCATCGGGTCCAGGGCGTACGTCAAGCCCGGAGGTGCATACGCCGGCGGAACGCTGGCGCGCGACATCGGCTACCTGATTGCGCAGGGCCAAGCGGTTGGTGTCGAGACGCCGCTCTTCGACGGCGTTCGGGCCAGCAACGATGCGCATCGCGGGTGGGCGCTCGCGGCGCTGCGGCTTCTGTTGCCGTCACTGCGCGGCGCGAGGATCTCCATCCTCGGCCTCACTTACAAGCCCGGCACCGATACCCTTCGTCGGTCGTCGGCGGTGGAGTTGTGCGAGGGCCTCGTTGCCGAGGACGCGCAGGTGACGGCGTTCGATCCGCTGGTGCGGGCTGGCGCCGATGGCTTGCCAGCCGGCGTCCGTCTCGTCGGCGACGCCAGTGCCGCGCTTCTCGACGCCGACGCCGTGGTCGTGGCCACCGAGTGGCCGGAGTTCCGGCAAATCACGGCCGACACGTTCGCAGCCACCAGGACGTCGACGCCGGTGCTCGATGCTTCGGGTTTTCTGGCGACGGCCCTGCAGGGTGACCGGCGTCTGCAGTACGTGACGGTGGGGACAGCGGAATGA
- a CDS encoding dolichyl-phosphate beta-glucosyltransferase: protein MPAISLVIPAYNEAERIVGTVTDALEYFERKGLASEIIVSADGTDSTRELVSALAAARPGIVVIGSPERRGKGRGIREGVALATGDIIGFTDADNKTPIDELDKVLPLLTGGADLVIGSRAGEAALIERPQKLYRRVGSRGFALFMHAAVGLNGIADTQCGFKFFRGDVARDLFTRQQIDGYMYDVEILYLAKCAGYRLEQVPVRWRDDGDSRLDLIAGNVRNVRDVLSVRWMHRRAAPRRVPVPSSSRP, encoded by the coding sequence ATGCCCGCCATAAGTCTGGTCATCCCCGCGTACAACGAAGCCGAGCGCATCGTCGGCACGGTGACCGATGCGCTCGAGTATTTCGAGCGCAAGGGGTTGGCGTCGGAGATCATCGTCTCTGCCGACGGCACGGACAGCACTCGTGAACTGGTGAGCGCGCTTGCCGCCGCGCGTCCGGGCATCGTCGTCATCGGGTCTCCCGAGCGTCGCGGCAAAGGTCGCGGCATCCGGGAGGGTGTGGCCCTCGCCACCGGCGACATCATCGGCTTCACGGACGCCGACAACAAGACGCCGATCGACGAACTCGACAAGGTGCTGCCCCTGCTCACGGGCGGGGCCGACCTCGTCATCGGGTCACGCGCCGGCGAGGCCGCGCTCATCGAGCGGCCCCAGAAACTGTACCGGCGGGTCGGCTCGCGCGGTTTCGCGTTGTTCATGCACGCCGCGGTCGGCCTCAACGGCATTGCCGACACGCAGTGCGGCTTCAAGTTCTTCCGCGGCGATGTCGCGCGCGACCTGTTCACACGACAGCAGATCGACGGCTACATGTACGACGTCGAGATCCTGTATCTCGCCAAGTGCGCAGGCTACCGCCTCGAGCAGGTGCCGGTCCGCTGGCGCGACGATGGCGACAGCCGGCTGGACCTGATCGCGGGTAACGTCCGCAATGTCCGCGACGTGCTGTCGGTCCGCTGGATGCACCGGAGGGCGGCGCCGCGACGGGTGCCCGTGCCGTCCTCGTCGCGTCCGTGA
- a CDS encoding class I SAM-dependent methyltransferase: MPKDSSLPTWPKHPPVLNAAQEAAREGFMKLWHEELPAKYGLIEKFNHGAVATLPVREGTRTLEVGAGLGAHSKFEDLQRQDYYCLEYRQEFCDELAKAFPADRVVCGSIEARQVWTDGFFDRIVVIHVLEHLRNLPLALAEMHRLLRPGGYLDVVMPCEGGLAYGLARKISAERLFRKQFRMDYTPIIRNEHVSSLEEILVEFDKYFDIAWRSYFPLPIPVQTLNLCVAVRAVPRRDMTE; encoded by the coding sequence ATGCCCAAGGATTCCAGCCTGCCGACGTGGCCCAAGCATCCTCCCGTCCTGAACGCCGCGCAGGAGGCGGCGCGCGAGGGGTTCATGAAGCTCTGGCACGAGGAGCTTCCTGCGAAATATGGCCTGATCGAGAAGTTCAACCACGGTGCCGTTGCAACGCTGCCAGTGCGCGAAGGCACCCGCACACTCGAGGTCGGCGCGGGGCTGGGCGCCCATAGCAAGTTCGAAGATCTGCAGCGTCAGGACTACTACTGCCTCGAGTATCGTCAGGAGTTCTGCGACGAGCTCGCGAAGGCCTTCCCGGCCGATCGTGTCGTCTGTGGCTCCATCGAAGCACGCCAGGTGTGGACTGACGGTTTCTTCGACCGCATCGTTGTGATCCACGTACTCGAGCATCTACGGAATCTGCCGCTGGCTCTGGCCGAGATGCACCGCCTGCTGCGGCCCGGAGGGTATCTGGACGTGGTCATGCCGTGCGAAGGTGGCCTCGCCTACGGACTGGCGCGCAAGATCTCAGCAGAGCGGCTGTTCCGGAAACAGTTTCGGATGGATTACACGCCGATCATCCGGAACGAACATGTCAGCAGCCTTGAAGAGATCCTGGTGGAATTCGACAAGTACTTCGACATCGCGTGGCGGTCATACTTCCCCCTGCCCATACCGGTGCAGACGTTGAATCTCTGTGTGGCAGTTCGAGCCGTGCCGCGCAGGGACATGACGGAATAA
- a CDS encoding Gfo/Idh/MocA family protein → MGHSLVNVGIVGCGLIGRKRAAVIRAPHRLVAVADLHHERAASLAAQHPGCVVAAAPLDVIANPDIQLVALAATNDALAALVGAAIDAGKHVIVEKPAARRSVELEPLVATAHARGLVVKVGFNHRFHPAFVKAREIWESGTCGPLMFIRGRYGQGGRLGMEREWRGTPAISGGGEMLDQGVHLIDLARWFAGEFTSVQGQVSRYFWNWEVEDNGFALLRTPGGQIAWLQASCTEWKNLFSFEIYARDAKLHIEGLGGSYGTERLSVYRMLPQMGPPETTIHEYPGADASWDAEFAHVLDCIATGTPVNGGLEDAVAALRIVETLYAMSPALGEPLGAVKS, encoded by the coding sequence ATGGGGCACTCCCTCGTGAACGTCGGCATCGTCGGGTGCGGGTTGATCGGGCGCAAGCGCGCGGCCGTGATCCGTGCGCCGCATCGCCTGGTGGCAGTGGCGGACCTGCACCACGAGCGCGCGGCAAGCCTGGCGGCGCAACATCCCGGATGCGTCGTGGCAGCGGCGCCACTCGACGTCATCGCCAATCCGGACATCCAGCTCGTCGCTCTGGCCGCCACCAACGATGCGCTGGCGGCGCTGGTCGGCGCGGCGATCGACGCTGGCAAGCACGTGATCGTCGAGAAGCCGGCGGCACGACGCAGCGTCGAACTCGAACCCCTCGTGGCCACGGCGCACGCACGCGGTCTGGTCGTCAAGGTGGGCTTCAATCACCGCTTCCATCCGGCGTTCGTGAAGGCGCGCGAGATCTGGGAGTCGGGGACGTGCGGTCCGTTGATGTTCATCCGCGGCAGGTACGGCCAGGGCGGCCGGTTGGGAATGGAGAGGGAGTGGCGTGGCACACCAGCCATCTCCGGGGGCGGCGAGATGCTGGATCAGGGCGTGCACCTGATCGACCTGGCGCGCTGGTTCGCCGGCGAATTCACCTCGGTCCAGGGACAGGTGAGCCGCTACTTCTGGAACTGGGAGGTCGAGGACAACGGCTTCGCTCTGCTGCGGACGCCCGGCGGACAGATCGCGTGGCTGCAGGCCAGCTGCACGGAGTGGAAGAACCTGTTCTCCTTCGAGATCTATGCCCGCGACGCGAAGCTGCACATCGAGGGTCTTGGGGGCAGCTACGGGACCGAACGCCTGTCGGTCTACCGCATGTTGCCGCAGATGGGGCCACCCGAGACCACGATCCACGAGTACCCCGGCGCCGACGCGTCCTGGGACGCCGAGTTCGCGCACGTGCTCGACTGCATCGCCACTGGCACGCCCGTGAACGGTGGCCTCGAGGATGCCGTCGCCGCACTGCGCATCGTCGAGACGCTGTACGCCATGTCGCCCGCGCTCGGTGAGCCGCTGGGCGCCGTCAAGTCATGA
- a CDS encoding NAD-dependent epimerase/dehydratase family protein, producing MQRVCVTGAAGFIGSNLVDRLLAAGHDVVGYDNLSTGLGEFLEPARQSERFRFVRGDVLDLETLTAAMAGCDFVFHLAANADVRFGTQHPRRDLEQNTIATYNVLEAMRSAGARRIAFSSTGSIYGEPDVFPTPETAPFPIQTSLYGASKLAGEGLLAAYAAGFGFQAYIFRFVSILGERYTHGHVFDFFNKLRTDPSRIQVLGNGRQRKSYLYVQDCIDAMLAVTSKAEAPVNVYNLGTKEYVEVNTSLDYICEALGVQPVREYTGGERGWIGDSPFILLDTERVNSLGWEPRLTIRDGILRTLAYLQDNTWLLERRA from the coding sequence GTGCAGCGAGTGTGCGTGACCGGCGCTGCCGGTTTCATTGGTAGCAACCTCGTGGACCGGCTGCTGGCCGCCGGCCACGACGTCGTGGGCTACGACAATCTGAGTACCGGGCTCGGCGAGTTCCTCGAGCCGGCGAGGCAGTCGGAGCGGTTCCGCTTCGTGCGGGGCGACGTGCTGGATCTCGAGACGCTGACCGCGGCGATGGCGGGATGTGATTTCGTCTTCCACCTGGCGGCCAACGCCGATGTCAGGTTCGGCACGCAGCATCCCAGGCGCGATCTCGAACAGAACACGATTGCCACCTACAACGTCCTCGAGGCCATGCGCAGCGCCGGTGCGCGCCGCATCGCGTTCTCGTCGACGGGTTCCATCTACGGCGAACCCGACGTCTTCCCGACGCCAGAGACGGCGCCGTTTCCCATCCAGACGTCGCTGTATGGGGCCAGCAAGCTGGCCGGGGAGGGGTTGCTCGCGGCCTATGCGGCCGGTTTCGGCTTCCAGGCGTACATCTTCCGGTTCGTCTCGATCCTCGGTGAGCGCTACACGCACGGGCACGTGTTCGACTTCTTCAACAAGCTGCGGACGGACCCGTCGCGGATCCAGGTCCTCGGCAACGGGCGACAGCGCAAGAGCTACCTCTACGTCCAGGACTGCATCGACGCGATGCTGGCCGTGACCAGCAAGGCCGAGGCGCCCGTGAACGTCTACAACCTCGGCACGAAGGAGTACGTCGAGGTCAACACGTCGCTCGATTACATCTGCGAAGCGCTCGGCGTGCAGCCGGTTCGCGAGTACACCGGCGGCGAGCGCGGCTGGATTGGCGACAGTCCGTTCATCCTCCTCGACACCGAACGGGTCAACAGCCTCGGCTGGGAGCCCCGCCTGACGATTCGCGACGGCATCCTGCGTACCCTGGCGTATCTGCAGGACAACACGTGGCTGCTGGAGCGTCGCGCATGA
- a CDS encoding SDR family NAD(P)-dependent oxidoreductase, whose translation MTLQGVRALVTGANQGFGEAVARRYVQEGARVFLCARNAARLDESGRALQALAASPDMVQWMPADVSRPADVEAMVAAAVSAFGGLDVLVCNAGVYGPKGPIETVDWQEWSDAITINLGGAVLCCRAALPHMRAQGHGAIVLLSGGGATKPMPFLSAYAASKAALVRFGETLAEEVADAGITVNAVAPGALNTRLLDEVLDAGAERVGEAFYAQALKQKASGGTPLDRGAELCAFLASPAARGVSGRLISAVWDPWAELPQLAEQLRGSDIYTLRRIVPEDRGKQWGTPS comes from the coding sequence ATGACACTGCAAGGTGTGCGCGCGCTGGTGACCGGCGCCAATCAGGGGTTCGGCGAGGCCGTGGCGCGCCGGTACGTGCAGGAAGGCGCGCGGGTCTTCCTATGCGCGCGAAACGCGGCACGGCTCGACGAGTCGGGCCGGGCGCTGCAGGCTCTCGCGGCGTCGCCGGACATGGTGCAGTGGATGCCTGCCGACGTGAGCCGTCCGGCCGACGTCGAGGCGATGGTCGCGGCCGCCGTGTCGGCCTTCGGCGGACTCGACGTGCTCGTGTGCAATGCCGGCGTGTACGGGCCGAAGGGGCCGATCGAGACCGTCGACTGGCAGGAGTGGTCCGACGCCATCACCATCAACCTCGGCGGCGCGGTGCTGTGCTGCCGTGCGGCCCTGCCGCACATGCGGGCCCAGGGACACGGCGCCATCGTGCTCCTGTCCGGTGGTGGCGCGACAAAGCCGATGCCGTTCCTCAGTGCCTACGCGGCGTCCAAGGCGGCCCTGGTCCGTTTCGGCGAGACGCTCGCCGAAGAAGTGGCCGACGCAGGCATCACGGTGAATGCCGTCGCTCCTGGCGCGCTGAACACGCGTTTGCTCGACGAGGTCCTGGACGCCGGCGCCGAGCGGGTGGGCGAGGCGTTCTATGCGCAGGCGCTGAAGCAGAAGGCCTCTGGCGGCACGCCGCTGGACCGCGGCGCGGAGTTGTGCGCCTTTCTGGCGTCACCGGCGGCGCGCGGCGTCAGCGGCCGTTTGATCAGCGCGGTCTGGGACCCGTGGGCCGAATTGCCGCAGCTGGCCGAGCAGCTTCGCGGATCGGACATCTACACGCTGCGGCGCATCGTGCCCGAGGATCGCGGCAAGCAATGGGGCACTCCCTCGTGA